From Brachionichthys hirsutus isolate HB-005 chromosome 16, CSIRO-AGI_Bhir_v1, whole genome shotgun sequence, a single genomic window includes:
- the smurf1 gene encoding E3 ubiquitin-protein ligase SMURF1 encodes MSNPGTRRNGSSIKIRLTVLCAKNLAKKDFFRLPDPFAKVVVDGSGQCHSTDTVKSTLDPKWNQHYDLYIGKTDSITISIWNHKKIHKRQGAGFLGCIRLLSNAISRLKDTGYQRLDLCKLNPSDSDAVRGQIVVSLQTRDRIGSGGPVVDCRGLLENDAPVFEGCFSEEPLPYSDPTGAAGGVNCRLDSPGQESRLQAQRIRGQDSRGHGHTPQNRPHGHQPPDLPEGYEQRTTVQGQVYFLHTQTGVSTWHDPRIPRDLASVSCEELGPLPVGWEVRSTVSGRIYFVDHNNRTTQFTDPRLHTIISQQCQAKESSQAPQMDVGGDEVGNGGGGGGGGDGDVAARYERDLVHKLKLLRHELSLQQPQAGHCRIEVSREEIFEESYRQIMKMRPKDLEKRLMVKFRGEEGLDYGGVAREWLYLLCHEMLNPYYGLFQYSTDNIYTLQINPDSSINPDHLSYFHFVGRVMGLAVFHGHYINGSFTLPFYKQLLGKPIQLGDLETTDPELHKSLVWILENDITSVLDHTFCVEHNAFGKFLQHELKPNGRNIPVNEENKKEYVRLYVNWRFMRGIEAQFLALQKGFSELIPQHLLKPFDHKELELIIGGLGKIDLADWKTNTRLKHCTSDSNVVRWFWQAVEAFNEERRGRLLQFVTGSTRVPLQGFKALQGSAGPRLFTIHLIDANTDNLPKAHTCFNRIDVPPYESYEKLYEKLLTAVEETCGFAVE; translated from the exons taTTATGTGCCAAGAACCTCGCAAAGAAAGACTTCTTTC GCCTGCCAGATCCGTTCGCAAAGGTCGTCGTGGATGGATCGGGCCAGTGTCATTCTACAGACACCGTCAAGAGCACGCTGGACCCCAAGTGGAACCAGCATTACGACCT CTACATTGGGAAGACGGATTCCATCACCATCAGCATTTGGAACCACAAAAAGATCCATAAACGACAGGGGGCGGGGTTCCTGGGCTGCATACGACTCCTATCCAATGCGATCAGCAGGTTAAAAGACACGGGAT ACCAGCGTCTAGATCTATGCAAGCTGAACCCGTCGGACAGCGATGCAGTGCGGGGGCAGATCGTAG TGAGCTTACAGACGCGAGACCGCATCGGCAGCGGGGGTCCGGTGGTGGACTGCAGGGGACTGCTGGAAAACGATGC gCCGGTGTTTGAGGGATGTTTCAGCGAGGAGCCGCTGCCGTACTCCGACCCCACCGGCGCAGCCGGGGGTGTAAACTGTCGGCTCGACTCGCCCGGTCAGGAGAGCCGTCTTCAGGCGCAGCGAATCAGAGGGCAGGACTCGAGAGGCCACGGCCACACCCCTCAGAACAGACCTCATGGACACCAGCCGCCCGACCTGCCGGAAGGATACG AGCAGCGAACAACAGTGCAGGGCCAAGTGTACTTCCTGCACACGCAGACGGGCGTCAGCACGTGGCACGACCCTCGGATACCGCG GGACTTGGCCAGCGTCAGCTGCGAGGAGCTCGGGCCCTTGCCGGTGGGCTGGGAGGTCCGAAGCACAGTGTCGGGGCGGATCTACTTCGTGGACCACAATAACAGAACCACACAGTTCACAGACCCGCGCCTACACACCATCATCAG CCAGCAATGTCAAGCGAAGGAATCCTCCCAAGCTCCCCAGATGGATGTGGGAGGCGATGAGGTGGGAaatggaggaggcggaggtggaggtggagatggcGACGTGGCGGCACGCTACGAAAGGGACTTGGTGCACAAGTTGAAGCTGCTCCGCCACGAGCTGTCTTTGCAGCAGCCCCAAGCGGGACACTGTCGCATCGAAGTGTCCCGGGAAGAGATCTTTGAG GAGTCCTATCGGCAGATAATGAAGATGAGGCCCAAAGACCTGGAGAAGCGTCTGATGGTGAAGTTCAGGGGCGAGGAAGGTTTGGACTATGGCGGGGTGGCCAG GGAGTGGCTGTACCTGCTGTGTCATGAAATGTTGAACCCGTACTACGGCCTGTTCCAGTACTCGACAGACAACATCTACACGCTACAGATCAACCCCGACTCCTCCATCAACCCT GACCACCTGTCGTACTTTCACTTCGTGGGCCGCGTGATGGGCCTGGCTGTGTTTCACGGACACTACATTAATGGGAGCTTCACTCTGCCGTTCTACAAACAGCTGCTCGGGAAACCGATCCAGCTCGGCGACCTGGAGACCACAGACCCCGAGTTGCACAAGAGTCTCGTCTGGATACT AGAAAACGACATCACGTCGGTCCTCGATCACACCTTCTGCGTGGAGCACAATGCCTTTGGAAAGTTCTTACAGCACGAACTCAAGCCGAATGGCCGCAACATCCCCGTCAACGAGGAGAACAAAAAGGAATATGTGAG GCTCTATGTGAACTGGAGGTTTATGCGTGGAATTGAAGCCCAGTTTCTGGCTCTGCAGAAAGGATTCAGTGAGCTCATCCCCCAACACCTCCTCAAACCCTTCGACCACAAAGAACTAGAG TTGATCATCGGGGGATTGGGGAAGATAGATCTCGCAGACTGGAAGACCAACACGCGGCTGAAGCACTGCACGAGTGACAGCAACGTGGTGCGGTGGTTCTGGCAGGCGGTGGAGGCCTTcaacgaggagaggagaggacgccTCCTGCAGTTTGTCACGGGCTCCACCAGAGTCCCCTTGCAGGGGTTCAAGGCACTGCAGG GTTCTGCAGGACCAAGGCTCTTCACCATCCACTTGATAGATGCCAACACAGACAACCTGCCCAAAGCTCACACGTG TTTTAACCGAATAGACGTCCCTCCCTACGAGTCTTACGAGAAACTTTACGAGAAGCTGCTGACGGCTGTGGAGGAGACCTGTGGCTTCGCTGTGGAGTGA